The region CTCCCAGGAGGGCGAAGGAGCTCTGCCGGACCTCAGGCATCGAGTCCTGGGGGTTGGAGCAGGGTCAGCGTGGCCGggctccccttcccccaaccagCCGGGATCCCAACTAACCCCTCAGAGCAGGGCAGCTAAGGGAACAGTTCCTGGAGCATGACCTGACCCTGCCACTTCCCAGTGCCAAGGCTACAGGCCCCATCTGTACATCTGGGACTCGGGGCATGTGAACGAGAATGCCCAGCTCGGTACCACTACAGAAGAGAGCACTTGGAACTGCTGCCCATCCTCAATacgctggggggtgggggcgtcATATTGGAGGGGCTTGTGCTTTCACATTtcctattttctactttttaattttctacatTGTTAGGTTTTTCAATGAgattttacatgttttatttgaatcacttttaaaaataattacaagctttttttttttaatgggtccTTTCTCCCTGATGTCCTCAGGGCATAACCAAGGCCCTGAGTCCACCCAAGGCAGCCCACAAAGGCTGCTGGGTGTCACCATTGTCCACTTAGAGGCCCGCGAGGGGCCCACCCACCTGCATGCACTGAAAGAGCAGTGTCATGATGTTGCTGCGGGCTACCAGCTGCTCCACGTGCCCGCCCAGGCCCTCAGCCAGGCCGCTGAGCAGGTCCAGCGCCACGATCATGAAGTCCTTGTCAGGGGCCTCGTACTGCTCAGGGTGCTGGGTGTACATCTGGGCACAGAAGGGGGCAGGCAGGTGAGGGGAGTGGGCCCAGGCTGGGGCAGCAGCAGAGGAGCGGGTGATGGGGTGGTGCTGGAGGGATGCTCACCATGGCCTGGGCCAGCGTCTTCTGCACCAGGGTAACACAGCGCTGGTAGACGGGCTCACAGTAGGGCAGGAAGCCACTCTGCAGGGCAGTGGCCACTGATGACAGGCACTGGCAaggaggagggcaggagaggtGAGCTCAGGTGGGTGGGACGGGGCCTCGGGAGAGGGCCTGGAGCTCACCCACCTCCAGCAGAGGGAAGAGGTCCTTGTCTTCATCCTTGAGCTCGTTCCACTTCTGGATCAGCGGAGGCATCAGCTTCTGGATGTATTCCTGGAAGGGGAGCAGGAAGTTGGGGCTCCCTGGGTGTGGGTGGTGGCCTGGGAACCAGCAGGGTTCCCTGTGACTCAGAGGTGCCCGTCATCTGAGCAATGAGGTCTAGGCTCCTCGCTTTGGTTCATGGGGCCCTGCGAGGCCTCGCCATCCAGCCAAACCTCCAGGCCCTTCTAATTTACTCCCTTCTCACCCATCccgagccccacccccaccccccctcctgCCCCTTGGAGCCTGAGTCAGCGCTTCCTGCTTCCTGCAGGCCCCTGAGCTCCCCCGGCACAGCACTTACCACGCTGTCTCATaactgtctgtctcccccactagactggGAACAGGGCGAGGGCTGGGGCCgggtctgtctgtctgcctgtcgaGGTCATGGCCACGTCCCTGGCGTGCGACACGGGTCGCCGCCAGGTCACCGGATGCCAAGGGGCACAGGGATCGGGAGGAGGGAGCCGCTGTGGGGTCTCACCGGCTGGTTGAGGTGGTGGCCCACAGAGTCGGCCAGGGTGCCGATGGCATCGTAGAGGATGAGCAGGTTCTTGTGCTGGTACTTGCCAAAGGCAAAAACGAGGGTGTCCAGGATATAGCTGAGGTAAGGGACCAGCTCCGTGcaggcctcctcctccagggTGGCGAAGGCACTGGAAGGGGGAAGGGGTTTAGCAGGCAGCCACAGGCAGGGCTAGGCTCTGAGTTGGGTCAGGGAGGGTGCACTCGGGATCAGCCAGTACGAATACGTGAGAAATCAGTACAATGTCAGGGGTCATGAGTATCATCACTTCCCAGAGAGCAGCCAGTGGGGCCAGGTGAGGTGAGGGCTGTGGGGCCAGGGGTCGAGGTTCACCTGCAGGCCGCCTCCTGTACCCTCTTGTTGCCATCCAGGATGCGCTTGAGCAGCTCTGTCATCAGAGGCTTGAGGTGCATGTCAGGGGGCTGGCTGACCACCCAGTGGGCATAGCGGCTCAGGGTCCAGCAGGCGATGGAGCGGACCAGGGCCTTCTTGTCTGATAAGCACTGGATGAGGTGCGGGATCAGCTCTGGCAGGTAGGGCACCATGCCCTGCATGCAGCCTGCAAGGAGCCGGCACAGAGGCAAGGCTGAGCCCAACTGGGCCGGGTCACATCCACCCTCCTGGGGAGAGGATCAGCCGCAcctgacagatggggaaactgaggcttggaagtTAAATAACTGGCTCAGAGTCACAGAGCCAGTGAAAGGCAGGATGGGGATGGGAAACGGCATCAGAGCAAGACTTTCCTCTCCATCAGCTCCACCCCATTCCAGGGCTTGTGATGTTTTTATCTGGTCACTAGTTCATTCATAGATGGCCAAGCTGCACACTGACTTGGGCTTTATGGGCAGTAACAACGCAGGTGGACAGAAAGGACCTTTCCTTTGAAACCTTTCTTGGatgtttgtgatttttctttttctactttacatcttctctttttaaaaacccttAACTGTGTCTCTCTTTTCATTACAGAACACGGGTAATAAATAGCACACCCTCTGATAATCCCAAGCCATGAGATCTATTTTTACCAGTTTAGGGTCAGTTCCTTGAGATCTTTTCCCATTATATATGCAGAACACTTCACATAGTCTATTAAAATACATATGTGCATTGTGGAACGTGTTATGTGTCCTGTTAACATAAGACCCATTACTTATTATATGAGGAAACATTTCCTTAGACAACTATGAAAAGCTCTCCAGGGTGAGGGCTCCTGCTGCCCTCTCTGCTTGTTCTAGCAGGCCTGGATGCTGAGGGGGTCGTGTGTGCTGCCTGTAACAGTTCTGCAAAGCCCTCTGGTAGTTCACGCTGTACACCCCATCCATCGGGACAAGGGGAACCTGGAAACCGTGTCAGTACAGCACAAGCACACCGTGTGAAGTTTAAGGAAACACCACTGTACACTTCTGATTCTGGCAGGCCAGCCTCGCAGCCAGAGCAGGTTTGAGGCCCAGCTTCACTCTGGGTGACGAGGGAAGTGCCGTTGATTCTCTCTGCACCTTAGTTCCCCCATCTAAGAAACCCACCTCCTCAGGTGGTAGTGAGCCCGCAGGACAGGGCTGCCTGCTGTGGGGCAAGCACTGCAGAAGTGCctgttattattgttgctgttattatgcTTATGGCCTGTCCATGAGAATTAAGGAAAGAGCTTGCTTTCGGGGGTCCCTTTCAGGCCCACGGGCTGAAGGGAAGATTCAAATCCCAGAGCTGTTTGGAGTGGGGTGAGCAGGCCTCTGGAGAGAACCTGGGGATGGCGTCGCCCCCCACAAGCCTGCCTGGGCCAGCCCCAGTCTCGCACCAGCGTGGGGATCAGAGGTCAGGCGCAGCCAGGCTGGCAGGTCACTTACCCTCAGCAATGGCGCCCAGCACCAGGATGCCCGACTCCTTGACCACCCACTCGGGGTGGAAGAGGAGGCCCTTGAGCAGGGGGAGTAGGTGGGGCAGCAGTTCCTCCCGGAAGACGTTAGCCAGGACGTCCAGTGCAGCCGCCGAGCACttccctggggtgggaggggagatggggggggaggggtggcgggCTCAGGGAGGCACATCAGGCAGGCCACCAGCCCTCCTCTCTGTGCCCCCCAGGATCAGAGATCATGATTAGAATCTTCATGATCTGCTCCATATAGGCTTCTGATTCCCTCCTAAGAGGGGAGCCCAGGGCTTGCTGCCCCCTACTTCCCCCTTCTCACCCCAGGCCCGGCCACTTACTCAGATTCCAGTCGGACAAagcatcatcgtcatcatcatcctcTGCATCCTCAGAGCCATCAGGCCGCTCAGCCTCATGGGGCAGCGTCACCGTGCGTGACTTGTGGAAGCGTGGCTTGATATCCTGCTCGCTGTCAGGGACGGCCTCATCCTCCTCCACATCCCCCTGTGGAGCCAGGCAGATGGCTAAGCACCACAGAGGCCCCCATCCCCAGTGCCCCAGCCTTCATCCTCCTGCCTGTGCCTGGTGGTCAGCCCTAACTAACCTTGAGCAGGATGATGTCGATTTCTGAGTACTTCATCCCGTTTACCAGGATAGGGATCAACCTGTTGGAAGAGAGGCTGTTAATCAGGATGCAGGGGCCCCAGAGGGGGCTTACagcctgggggagagggaagaagcggggaggggaggaggtcaGGGAGCCAAGGGGCCGACTGCACATGCTGATCCTGGTTATGCTACATCCACTCATTTCCCTTAGTGGGTACTATCTCAGCCGAGTCTCAGCCACTGTGACTGGGTCAGAGCTGACACTACTCCTAGCTCCACAGGAAGGTTCTGGACCCAGACCCCTGGCCACTCAGTGAATTCCCGACCCCTGAATACACTGAGAAGCTTGGAATAGTGCCTGACCCCTAGCACACCATAAAGCAGGGACATGTGGCCCTGTCACCAGGCACTTCCCTAGGATGGGGCCTGGTTAGGGGACCAAACAGGCAGGGCAGCCTGCCCCCTCAGCTGGAGCCCATGCACGTCGGGATCGGAGATTTTGGTTAGAGCCCTCACTGACTCGGGGATAGAAAAGTAATCCAAGTTGGTCCAGGAGGATCAGCCCTAGGACTTTTGCAGAGATACTGGTTGAGAGAGAATTTCTTTACTGAGACTCCTGAGCTGGAAGGCTGCAGAAGGCCACAGTACTACGACGAGGGAAGGCTGTGCCTGAGAACAAAGCCAACATAGAGGAAGTAGATCTGAGACCAGACAGGCGCCTTTCACATCCTTtgagcacctggatccagctATGCCTAAAGCCTCTGTTGAGTCTTCACTTTTTTCCACCTATAACTTAACCTAATTTTTAAGTCATTAAAGCTACATACTTACCGTTTGCAAAATAAACGTGCACAGGAATAAAAGTAAACCAAGATACAAGATGTGGACTGAGGATAGCGCAGGAGCTGACCAGAAGGAAAGGCATAGGCATGGCAAGAGGTGGAGGCTGGGGTGGGACAGAGGGCAGAAGCAGCACTCACTGGACCAGGTGGGAGGCCAGGACTTCCTTGCAGATGGGCTGCTCGGCCAGTGTCAGCCAGAACTCGCAGGCCTCAAGGGCCACGTTCTCATCATGGTCCTGGGTCCTCTGCAGCATGTactggggtgggatgggagaaAGGCTAAGGCTTGGCCCGGCTAGGGGTGGCTCCCCACCTGCCTCCCACCCCTCAGCGCACACGCGGGCTGGCCCTGGCCAGGCATACCTGGATGATGCTGTGCATGTGGGGGATGAGCCTGTCGATCCGCACTTCCAGCAGCATCACCAGTGCACGGCACACGTTCTTCCGCACCTCAGGGTCATCATCCACGGCCAGGGCGAACAGATGCTGCAGGGAAGCCGGGGTCAGCTGTGGCTGGGCCCTCGgccctccccctgctcccctccccagcccagtggCCCACCTCGATGAAGGTGTCGATGTTGTCCATCAGTGCCTGGGCCCGGTCCATGATAAACTGATTCACACAGGCGATGGCATGGGACCTGGCAGGGGGCAGGCGCACATGGGTCACTCCTGACCCCACCCATCCCACctgctccaggccccctgcagaCCCCTGGGGAGCCGCACCCACCGGATCTTGGGGCTGCAGTGCTTGAAGAACTGTAGGAACTTGGGAATCATGATGTTGAGGGGCCTGTTGAGGGCATCGCTGTCCAGAAGTTCGGATGAGTCTTCGCAGATCTTCTGCAGGGCTCCGAAGGCTCCCTGAGTGGAGGGGAGCAGGCACATGGGTGTGGGTCCCGGTCTGGCCCCAGCTCCCGCTTAGGCAGGCAGGCCATGGCTCATCCCCTACCTCACAAGTGTTGTAATCCTCCGAGTTGAGTAGGTTGCACAGCTGGGGCAGCAGCTCGGGCCACATCTGCAGCTCGCCCTTGGAAGCGATGGTGGTGATGAGAATGCCTGGGGCGGCCAGGAAAGGACGCTGCCTCAGGCTGGGTGCGGGCCTGCCTGGCGCCCCAGCCCTCCTTGCTGCGCACTCACTCCAGCACACTTTCTGTGCGCTACCCCCTGTAACCCTACACACTCTTTGAGATCCTCTGAGTCTTACCGTGAGCCAGCCCTGTTTCAGGCCCTGGGATGCAGCACATAACTAAACACAAAATCCCTGCCCTTAGGACCTGACTATCTAGTGAGGGAGGCTGTGAGGTAAAGATAAATCAGCAAAAGACCTCGGTGGCTAGATGCCAAGAGATAAGGGaggaaataaagcagagaagaTGGCTAGCAAGTGCTGAGGATGAGGGTAgcaatttttaattgggtggcTAGAGAAGGCCTTACTAGGTGACACCTTGATATCTGAGCAAAGacctgaggaggtgagggagaagcCATCTAGGTTCTGTTCTCAGAAATGAGAACAGCTGTTTCAGGAGGGAGTGGTTCAGAGCATGGACCTGACCTAGTCACTTCTGAGCTCTGCTACTTGCCAGGCAAATCCCTTAACAtctatgtgtctcagttttctcatctgtaaaatggcagtaATAACAGTACTACACTACCATCCACGGTGCTGGAACATTCTGTGAATCAATATCCTTAacacactgagaagtttcttGGCCAAGAGGGACAGCTCAGGGCATCATCACAGGCTGACTCCCGCTGCACCCTCTTACCTATGGTGGCCCGGATGAGCGAGGAGGCATCGCCGATGTTGTTGAGACATTCCTGTTTGATGAAGTCGGCCACAGGTGGTGGAAAGCTCTGGTAGTGTGCCTTCACGTTGTTCTTGAGGATGAGGCCACTGAGAGAGCGAGTTGGCTCATCTGGGGGAAGAGGGCTGAGGCTTAGGGAACCACAAGGGAGAAAGTGGGGTCAGGCTTGTGTGGAGGGACACCAAGGGCATACCTTCCGACTTGAGTCTGGTCAGGACGAATATCAGGTAGTTGTTGAAGTCGGGAAACTGGTTCAGTTGTTTGAGTTTCTGCTAGGTTGTTAAGGGTCTTGGGAGACAGAGGTCTTCCCCAGGCAGAGCCCCCTTACTGCCATATAGCTGATACTACTTCTGACTATGGGGACGAGGCAACCAGCTCCTGGAACCCCACCTGTCAACCCCCATGCCCAGAATAACACAGCATTTCAGGCACATGAGATTCATACAGCGGGTGGGGGAGCATGGCTGAGCTTCCCACCACTCCTGAAGATCTGGCCAGAGCAGGAGAGGGTTAGCAAACTCAGCTCTCTCTGATGTTGGCAGCTCCACTCACTAGCAATCCAATgtggcatgttttttttttttttaaaaaaagaagggaactCACACTTTCAAGTGAAACTTGCTAAtggtttaaataatttaaaagtttaacttATAGCATTTTAAATGACCaattgaaaaaaggaaattttacccATGAAACTCAACTAAAGCCAAGCACCAGCTAAAAGTGCCCCCTTCTCCTGCCGGGCCACATTTCCTCTGGGAATGGGACCCAGTAATCCTAATCCTTAATTCTCTGCCAAGGCCTGCTCCTGCCACAGCAGAAAGAGTCTAAGAATTAGGGAGTAGACCCCTTCCTCTCTGGCCTTCAGGAGCTGCAGATGTCTGCCCCGTCCCCCCAGAcccggaaggaaggaaggatacaT is a window of Globicephala melas chromosome 3, mGloMel1.2, whole genome shotgun sequence DNA encoding:
- the TNPO2 gene encoding transportin-2 isoform X1, whose product is MRIRRVPSPPRMARFHIPAPALPSPRLRGRGWRSWRGPRTWAGVDRRPPSVRRGRSRPATAATTSVGAQPGTHTEPLGSSADPGPYPRSSPCTMDWQPDEQGLQQVLQLLKDSQSPNTATQRIVQDKLKQLNQFPDFNNYLIFVLTRLKSEDEPTRSLSGLILKNNVKAHYQSFPPPVADFIKQECLNNIGDASSLIRATIGILITTIASKGELQMWPELLPQLCNLLNSEDYNTCEGAFGALQKICEDSSELLDSDALNRPLNIMIPKFLQFFKHCSPKIRSHAIACVNQFIMDRAQALMDNIDTFIEHLFALAVDDDPEVRKNVCRALVMLLEVRIDRLIPHMHSIIQYMLQRTQDHDENVALEACEFWLTLAEQPICKEVLASHLVQLIPILVNGMKYSEIDIILLKGDVEEDEAVPDSEQDIKPRFHKSRTVTLPHEAERPDGSEDAEDDDDDDALSDWNLRKCSAAALDVLANVFREELLPHLLPLLKGLLFHPEWVVKESGILVLGAIAEGCMQGMVPYLPELIPHLIQCLSDKKALVRSIACWTLSRYAHWVVSQPPDMHLKPLMTELLKRILDGNKRVQEAACSAFATLEEEACTELVPYLSYILDTLVFAFGKYQHKNLLILYDAIGTLADSVGHHLNQPEYIQKLMPPLIQKWNELKDEDKDLFPLLECLSSVATALQSGFLPYCEPVYQRCVTLVQKTLAQAMMYTQHPEQYEAPDKDFMIVALDLLSGLAEGLGGHVEQLVARSNIMTLLFQCMQDSMPEVRQSSFALLGDLTKACFIHVKPCIAEFMPILGTNLNPEFISVCNNATWAIGEICMQMGAEMQPYVQMVLNNLVEIINRPNTPKTLLENTGRLTSPSAIPAITIGRLGYVCPQEVAPMLQQFIRPWCTSLRNIRDNEEKDSAFRGICMMIGVNPGGVVQDFIFFCDAVASWVSPKDDLRDMFYKILHGFKDQVGEENWQQFSEQFPPLLKERLAAFYGV
- the TNPO2 gene encoding transportin-2 isoform X3 translates to MDWQPDEQGLQQVLQLLKDSQSPNTATQRIVQDKLKQLNQFPDFNNYLIFVLTRLKSEDEPTRSLSGLILKNNVKAHYQSFPPPVADFIKQECLNNIGDASSLIRATIGILITTIASKGELQMWPELLPQLCNLLNSEDYNTCEGAFGALQKICEDSSELLDSDALNRPLNIMIPKFLQFFKHCSPKIRSHAIACVNQFIMDRAQALMDNIDTFIEHLFALAVDDDPEVRKNVCRALVMLLEVRIDRLIPHMHSIIQYMLQRTQDHDENVALEACEFWLTLAEQPICKEVLASHLVQLIPILVNGMKYSEIDIILLKGDVEEDEAVPDSEQDIKPRFHKSRTVTLPHEAERPDGSEDAEDDDDDDALSDWNLRKCSAAALDVLANVFREELLPHLLPLLKGLLFHPEWVVKESGILVLGAIAEGCMQGMVPYLPELIPHLIQCLSDKKALVRSIACWTLSRYAHWVVSQPPDMHLKPLMTELLKRILDGNKRVQEAACSAFATLEEEACTELVPYLSYILDTLVFAFGKYQHKNLLILYDAIGTLADSVGHHLNQPEYIQKLMPPLIQKWNELKDEDKDLFPLLECLSSVATALQSGFLPYCEPVYQRCVTLVQKTLAQAMMYTQHPEQYEAPDKDFMIVALDLLSGLAEGLGGHVEQLVARSNIMTLLFQCMQDSMPEVRQSSFALLGDLTKACFIHVKPCIAEFMPILGTNLNPEFISVCNNATWAIGEICMQMGAEMQPYVQMVLNNLVEIINRPNTPKTLLENTGRLTSPSAIPAITIGRLGYVCPQEVAPMLQQFIRPWCTSLRNIRDNEEKDSAFRGICMMIGVNPGGVVQDFIFFCDAVASWVSPKDDLRDMFYKILHGFKDQVGEENWQQFSEQFPPLLKERLAAFYGV
- the TNPO2 gene encoding transportin-2 isoform X4; this encodes MRIRRVPSPPRMARFHIPAPALPSPRLRGRGWRSWRGPRTWAGVDRRPPSVRRGRSRPATAATTSVGAQPGTHTEPLGSSADPGPYPRSSPCTMDWQPDEQGLQQVLQLLKDSQSPNTATQRIVQDKLKQLNQFPDFNNYLIFVLTRLKSEDEPTRSLSGLILKNNVKAHYQSFPPPVADFIKQECLNNIGDASSLIRATIGILITTIASKGELQMWPELLPQLCNLLNSEDYNTCEGAFGALQKICEDSSELLDSDALNRPLNIMIPKFLQFFKHCSPKIRSHAIACVNQFIMDRAQALMDNIDTFIEHLFALAVDDDPEVRKNVCRALVMLLEVRIDRLIPHMHSIIQYMLQRTQDHDENVALEACEFWLTLAEQPICKEVLASHLVQLIPILVNGMKYSEIDIILLKGDVEEDEAVPDSEQDIKPRFHKSRTVTLPHEAERPDGSEDAEDDDDDDALSDWNLRKCSAAALDVLANVFREELLPHLLPLLKGLLFHPEWVVKESGILVLGAIAEGCMQGMVPYLPELIPHLIQCLSDKKALVRSIACWTLSRYAHWVVSQPPDMHLKPLMTELLKRILDGNKRVQEAACSAFATLEEEACTELVPYLSYILDTLVFAFGKYQHKNLLILYDAIGTLADSVGHHLNQPEYIQKLMPPLIQKWNELKDEDKDLFPLLECLSSVATALQSGFLPYCEPVYQRCVTLVQKTLAQAMMYTQHPEQYEAPDKDFMIVALDLLSGLAEGLGGHVEQLVARSNIMTLLFQCMQDSMPEVRQSSFALLGDLTKACFIHVKPCIAEFMPILGTNLNPEFISVCNNATWAIGEICMQMGAEMQPYVQMVLNNLVEIINRPNTPKTLLENTAITIGRLGYVCPQEVAPMLQQFIRPWCTSLRNIRDNEEKDSAFRGICMMIGVNPGGVVQDFIFFCDAVASWVSPKDDLRDMFYKILHGFKDQVGEENWQQFSEQFPPLLKERLAAFYGVSVCVVVRGVAGERAASRSRRALVEGG
- the TNPO2 gene encoding transportin-2 isoform X2; translated protein: MRIRRVPSPPRMARFHIPAPALPSPRLRGRGWRSWRGPRTWAGVDRRPPSVRRGRSRPATAATTSVGAQPGTHTEPLGSSADPGPYPRSSPCTMDWQPDEQGLQQVLQLLKDSQSPNTATQRIVQDKLKQLNQFPDFNNYLIFVLTRLKSEDEPTRSLSGLILKNNVKAHYQSFPPPVADFIKQECLNNIGDASSLIRATIGILITTIASKGELQMWPELLPQLCNLLNSEDYNTCEGAFGALQKICEDSSELLDSDALNRPLNIMIPKFLQFFKHCSPKIRSHAIACVNQFIMDRAQALMDNIDTFIEHLFALAVDDDPEVRKNVCRALVMLLEVRIDRLIPHMHSIIQYMLQRTQDHDENVALEACEFWLTLAEQPICKEVLASHLVQLIPILVNGMKYSEIDIILLKGDVEEDEAVPDSEQDIKPRFHKSRTVTLPHEAERPDGSEDAEDDDDDDALSDWNLRKCSAAALDVLANVFREELLPHLLPLLKGLLFHPEWVVKESGILVLGAIAEGCMQGMVPYLPELIPHLIQCLSDKKALVRSIACWTLSRYAHWVVSQPPDMHLKPLMTELLKRILDGNKRVQEAACSAFATLEEEACTELVPYLSYILDTLVFAFGKYQHKNLLILYDAIGTLADSVGHHLNQPEYIQKLMPPLIQKWNELKDEDKDLFPLLECLSSVATALQSGFLPYCEPVYQRCVTLVQKTLAQAMMYTQHPEQYEAPDKDFMIVALDLLSGLAEGLGGHVEQLVARSNIMTLLFQCMQDSMPEVRQSSFALLGDLTKACFIHVKPCIAEFMPILGTNLNPEFISVCNNATWAIGEICMQMGAEMQPYVQMVLNNLVEIINRPNTPKTLLENTAITIGRLGYVCPQEVAPMLQQFIRPWCTSLRNIRDNEEKDSAFRGICMMIGVNPGGVVQDFIFFCDAVASWVSPKDDLRDMFYKILHGFKDQVGEENWQQFSEQFPPLLKERLAAFYGV